The sequence TGATACCATGATTTCGATTCTCTCCTCGAAAAGTTAAAACACAGCCGTCCTCAAAAAAGCCCTACTCGCAATGGATCGCTAGGAAGGTGCAACCTGAACCCACAAGCGGCTCAATCTCATTGAGCGCGAACCAGGAGCAAACGGAACAACGGGGCTGTCTGAATTCCCTTTTCACTAGAGGAATCTCCATTCCGGAATCTCAAACGCGCAATTCAACTCCCCAACTCAGGAGAAGGCGCTAGCTGCGGGGATGTTCTTCCGGTTTCCCGTCCATCGTCCAGCAGCGCTCTAGCCAATAGATTTGATAGATATACCAAAACCGACGTGGATTTAAAACGGCTTTGTAAGAAGAGCTAAACAGCGGTTGGTTGAGGTAGGACCACAGGGGGAAGCGAAACATCTTGTTCATAAAAATCAAATTACCTAGAACCGTTGCGACGCAGAAGGAAGTATCGGAGTGCTGGACGCTTTTGTCTACTACTAAAACTGTGCCAAAGATTCCGCTTAGATTCTCTAGAGAAGATTACTGAATCTTTCAGGCGGGGCAAACAACAGGCCGTAGTTTTACGGATGATTGGGGCGCGAATCGACGGAATGCGTTTCATTCTAACCCTCGTCGATGGGTCGGTCGAGTTGCTAATCTGAAAAGAGCATGAATCAGCTCCTAATCTAGCTTGAGGTGGATGAATGGATCGCCAAGATGAGACTAATGCGATCGCCAAAGAACTGAAAAGCCAAGCGCTTATCCTCGGAACCTTGGTCGCAATCTTCTGGATCGTAGAAATTGTTGACGTTGTGGTTTTTCAAGGGCGACTCGATACTTTCGGCATTTTACCCCGCCACCCCATCGGGTTGCGCGGGATTTTGTTGGCTCCATTTTTACACGGAAGTTTCAATCACCTGATCGCCAATACCCTGCCATTCCTGACATTAGGTTGGCTGGTGATGCTCAAGGAAACCCGCGACTTTTTCATTGTCAGCGCCATTACTTTGCTGATTAGCGGTTTGGGCGTCTGGTTGTTCGGTTCGCCCGGTTTTCACATTGGTGCGAGTGGCGTCATCTTTGGTTACTTGGGCTTTCTCCTGTTGCGGGGTTATTTTGAGCGCAGCTTTGTCACGATATTTTTATCCGTGGTCGTTGGCTTTTTCTATGGCAGCCTATTGTGGGGCGTTTTACCCACGGTTCCGGGGATTTCTTGGGAAGGTCACCTGTTTGGTTTTATTGGCGGAGGCGTAGCGGCTTACCTATTGAGCGATCGCGCTAAATCTAAGACGCTTTAAAGATGATGGCAAAGAAACAAAAATTCCCCTATTTGGTGGGTTCTAAATGGACTGCCCAACAAAAGACTTGGGGCTGGCGGCATTTTCAGGTTAAAAATCGCAAAAACGAAGGTAGATGGGTCTTTGCAGAGATGCAAGCCTCGTGCGATCCCCAGGTGCGTTTCTGGATGAATGCTCAACAGCTTCGGGATCGATCCCTCTGGGTACCGGGTTGGCAAACCTTGGAGGAAATGGAAAATCTCGACACGAAAACCCTCGTGCAACAAGCCCTCGCAGACAGCGAATGGAGATAGGCCAAAATGCTAACATCGGTTAAAAATGATGTGAAATCGTGTTTATGGGTGCCGCTGTTGTTTTAGAAGACGTTTGTAAATCGTTTAATCAGGTGCCAGTTGTGAATCATCTCTCCTTTGAGATTGCCTCTGGAGAGATGTTTGGCTTATTGGGGCCCAATGGGGCGGGCAAATCTACGACAATTCGGATGCTGACCACCTTGACTCGCCCTAGCCAAGGCAAAATTACAGTAGCGGGGTATGATGTCGTCCGCGAAGCCCATCGGGTGAAGCAACACATTGGGGTGGTGTTGCAGCAAACCAGCGTGGATATGGATTTAACGGTTTGGGAGAATATGGAATTCCATGCCCGCTTGCACCATCTTTCCCGCTCTCAACGGCGATCGCAAATTCAGCAATGGCTAGAGTATGTAGAGTTGACCGATCGTCAAGATTCCCTGGTGAAAACGCTTTCGGGCGGAATGAAGCGGCGCTTGCAAATTGCCAGGGCGCTGTTGCACCAACCGCAAATTTTATTTTTAGATGAGCCAACGGTGGGACTCGATCCGCAAACGCGCCGCCGCCTGTGGGAAATTATTCTCGATCTCAATAAACAGGGGATGACGATGCTGTTAACCACCCATTATATGGATGAGGTGGAATTTTTGTGCGATCGCATTGGGATCGTGGATGGTGGTAAACTCATTGAACTTGGCACCCTTTCCCAGTTTCGGCAAAAACATGGGGAAGGTCTGGTGATGAAACAGGTGGGGGATCGCTGGGAATATCTATTTTTCCCAACGCTGACAGAAGCCAATGCCTATTTAGAAGCCCAACCCGACAAGACGGGGCTGATGGTACGTCCTTCTAACCTAGAAGATATTTTTGTGGAACTCACAGGACGCCAACTGGATTAATCAAAAGTGAGACTTGGATCGTTATGTCTCGGTTAGCAACAACAATTGAAGCAATTTTGTATTTAAAAGGTCAGCCGCTTTCGACGGGGGAACTTGCAGAGTTTGCCCAGTGCGATCGCGAAGCGGTGGAAGATGCCTTAATCGAATTGATGGCGGACTATGCCCATCGCGATAGCGCCTTGGAAGTGCTGGAAACGCCTCAAGGCTATAGCTTGCAACTGCGCGACTCTTATCAAGAATTGATTTATAATTTGGTTCCGGCTGAGTTAGGCGTCGGGGCGCTGCGGACGCTAGCGGCGATCGCTCTGAGCGGTTCGATCAGCCAAACCGAGTTAGTTAACCTCCGGGGAAGCGGAGCCTACCAACATGTCGGCGAATTGGTGCAGTTAGGCTTTGTGCGGCGGCGGCGACAAGCCGATGGGCGATCCTACTGGTTGCATGTCACCGACAAGTTTCATCAATATTTTCAACTCGATCAACTCCCTCACCCCCTAAAGCGGGCGATCGCTTCGCCGACCGTCACAGAGGTGGGAGATCCAGATCTCTCAGCAGATTCAGCTTAGAAATGTCCTTCCCTTGGGGGGAATTCAGCGCTTAGGCCAGTACAGGGAAGAAAACAAATGTCACAATGGAGGATGTAGACTCATACAGACTGAGATTTCTCATGGTTTTTCCTCCGGACAGCACAGATTTTTTCGGTGCCAATGAAGGTGAAGAGCAAGTCAATCAGTTGCTGACATACCTGAAACACCAAAGTCCCGAACTGCTAGCGCGGGTGGCTCGTTCGGCGAGTCCAGAAATCAAACAAATTATTTCCCAGAACGTTCACGGACTGGTGGGGATGTTGCCATCCGATCATTTCAATGTGCAAATTGTGACGGATCGCGAGAATTTAGCAGGCTTGTTGGCTTCAGCCATGATGACGGGATATTTTTTGCGCCGCATGGAACAGCGCATGGAGTTAGAAGAACGTTTAGACGGCCCTTCCCTTTAATTTCTGGGTAAAGGTCCTGGGCGGACTGGGATGCTCATTCGTTGTCCATTACGATCGACCTCAACGTTGAGCAACGATCCGACCGAACTCGCCTCAACAATTTCTTGGACTTCAATGGCTTCTTTGACGGGAGTCCCATCAATGCTTTGGATGACATCGCCAGGGTTGAGTCCGCTGCGGGCGGCTGGGGAATTGTCTAAGACGCTCACAATTAAGACGCCGCGTTCGGCGACGATGGGAAAGTTAAAGTCCCCTTCTTGATTCACTTGTCGGCGCATGGAGGGAGTCAGCTCAATCATTTGAATGCCAAGGAAGGGATGCTCTACTTGTCCCTTGGAAAACAGTTGACTGACGATGCGTTGGGCAGTTTCAATGGGGATCGCGAAGCCTAAACCTTGAGCATCTGCCCGGATCGCGGTATTGATCCCGATGACTTCGCCGCGATCGTTGAGCAAGGGGCCGCCAGAGTTGCCCGGATTAATGGCAGCATCGGTTTGAATGAAGCGCACCCGCTTGTCAGGAACGCCCACTTGGGAACTCGATCGCCCGATGGCGCTGATGATGCCCGCCGTGACTGTGTTATCTAAACCTAAAGGATTGCCGATCGCGATCGCCCATTGTCCGGGCGCAAGATTGTTAGAGCTTCCTAACCGAACGGTTGGCAACTCTTGAGCATTAATTTTAATCGCGGCAATATCTGTAACAGGGTCGGTACCAATGACGCGGCCTTCAAAGGTTCGCCCATCTTTGAGCGTCACATCCACAAAATCTGCCCCATCAACGACGTGCGCGTTCGTTATAATTTCTCCAGTGTTGCTCAAAATCAAGCCCGATCCGGTTCCGCGTTCCACCCGCTCTCTAGGTACGGGGGATTCATCCCCAAAGAAGCGCCTGAGTAAGGGCGATCGCAAAGCATCGGGTAATTGAGCGCTGACGCGGCGCGTCGCGTCGATTCGCACCACAGCAGGCCCCACATGTTCTACTGCCTCGGCAATAAAGTTAGAGTTGGCATTTCGACTCGGAGTATCAGCTTGATGGGAAATTAGAGGTTCCATCACGCCTGGAACAGCGGAGGAGCGATCGCGCTGTGGGAAGATTCCCGATCGACTACCGAGCAAGCCAGCCCCACCGCCGATGGTCAGCAAACAGAGATAAACCATTAATTGCTTGATTGATAAGCTCATAGTTCCTCGATCCAACTTTGCTCGATCGCTCATTACAAAATAGAGTTGCGTTTGGTACGCCTTCAGGCGTTCCGGGAAAATAGGAAGTTATTTCACATTATCTCTTGATTAACGAGTTCAACACAGTATTGTGAGGAAACCTTATCTTGAGCCGATTTTCACAAATTTGTAGGTTTGTTAACGGGTTA comes from Desertifilum tharense IPPAS B-1220 and encodes:
- the ccmA gene encoding heme ABC exporter ATP-binding protein CcmA gives rise to the protein MGAAVVLEDVCKSFNQVPVVNHLSFEIASGEMFGLLGPNGAGKSTTIRMLTTLTRPSQGKITVAGYDVVREAHRVKQHIGVVLQQTSVDMDLTVWENMEFHARLHHLSRSQRRSQIQQWLEYVELTDRQDSLVKTLSGGMKRRLQIARALLHQPQILFLDEPTVGLDPQTRRRLWEIILDLNKQGMTMLLTTHYMDEVEFLCDRIGIVDGGKLIELGTLSQFRQKHGEGLVMKQVGDRWEYLFFPTLTEANAYLEAQPDKTGLMVRPSNLEDIFVELTGRQLD
- a CDS encoding TIGR02450 family Trp-rich protein; the protein is MAKKQKFPYLVGSKWTAQQKTWGWRHFQVKNRKNEGRWVFAEMQASCDPQVRFWMNAQQLRDRSLWVPGWQTLEEMENLDTKTLVQQALADSEWR
- a CDS encoding DUF760 domain-containing protein, whose translation is MVFPPDSTDFFGANEGEEQVNQLLTYLKHQSPELLARVARSASPEIKQIISQNVHGLVGMLPSDHFNVQIVTDRENLAGLLASAMMTGYFLRRMEQRMELEERLDGPSL
- a CDS encoding HhoA/HhoB/HtrA family serine endopeptidase; translation: MSLSIKQLMVYLCLLTIGGGAGLLGSRSGIFPQRDRSSAVPGVMEPLISHQADTPSRNANSNFIAEAVEHVGPAVVRIDATRRVSAQLPDALRSPLLRRFFGDESPVPRERVERGTGSGLILSNTGEIITNAHVVDGADFVDVTLKDGRTFEGRVIGTDPVTDIAAIKINAQELPTVRLGSSNNLAPGQWAIAIGNPLGLDNTVTAGIISAIGRSSSQVGVPDKRVRFIQTDAAINPGNSGGPLLNDRGEVIGINTAIRADAQGLGFAIPIETAQRIVSQLFSKGQVEHPFLGIQMIELTPSMRRQVNQEGDFNFPIVAERGVLIVSVLDNSPAARSGLNPGDVIQSIDGTPVKEAIEVQEIVEASSVGSLLNVEVDRNGQRMSIPVRPGPLPRN
- a CDS encoding rhomboid family intramembrane serine protease; protein product: MDRQDETNAIAKELKSQALILGTLVAIFWIVEIVDVVVFQGRLDTFGILPRHPIGLRGILLAPFLHGSFNHLIANTLPFLTLGWLVMLKETRDFFIVSAITLLISGLGVWLFGSPGFHIGASGVIFGYLGFLLLRGYFERSFVTIFLSVVVGFFYGSLLWGVLPTVPGISWEGHLFGFIGGGVAAYLLSDRAKSKTL
- the scpB gene encoding SMC-Scp complex subunit ScpB, with the translated sequence MSRLATTIEAILYLKGQPLSTGELAEFAQCDREAVEDALIELMADYAHRDSALEVLETPQGYSLQLRDSYQELIYNLVPAELGVGALRTLAAIALSGSISQTELVNLRGSGAYQHVGELVQLGFVRRRRQADGRSYWLHVTDKFHQYFQLDQLPHPLKRAIASPTVTEVGDPDLSADSA